DNA from Flavobacteriales bacterium:
TCGGCCCGGCCGGCACCGGCAAGACCTACACCGCCGTGGCCCTCGCCGTGAAGGCCCTGAAGGAGCGTCAGGTGAGGCGCATCATCCTCACCCGTCCCGCCGTGGAGGCAGGCGAGAACCTCGGTTTCCTGCCCGGCGACCTGCGCGAGAAGCTCGATCCCTACCTGCAGCCGCTCTACGATGCGCTCAAGGACATGATCCCCGCCTCGCGACTCGCCGACCACCTGGAGGAGGGCGTCATCCAGATCGCCCCGCTGGCCTTCATGCGCGGCCGCACGCTCGACCACGCCTTCGTGATCCTCGACGAGGCCCAGAACGCCACGCTCCCGCAGATCAAGATGTTCCTCACCCGCATGGGGCGCAACGCCAAGTTCGTCATCACCGGCGATGTCACCCAGGTGGACCTGCCCGGCCATCAGCCGAGCGGCCTCATGCCGGCCGTGGAGATGCTCCGGGCCGTGCAGGGCATCACCGTGGTGGAGCTGAACGAGAAGGACGTGATCCGCCACGAGCTCGTGACGCGCGTGCTCGGCGCGTTCAAGGAACTGGAGCAGAAGACCGACAAGAAGGACCGCGCCCAATGACCACCACGACCTCGGGGACGTTGATGCGCTCCGACCTCCGGCATCCCCTCATCACCAACGTCTACCGCGGCAAGGTGCGCGATGTGTACACCCTGTCCGATGGCCGC
Protein-coding regions in this window:
- a CDS encoding PhoH family protein, with the protein product MSEQLITITGVDPVDILGANDANLRIIRGLFPKLNLVARGDTVKVSGAPDDIALFEERFNELVAHVARYNELPRKVLDDIMGGGEAPRSADLDDDVLVYGNAGLRVKARTPNQQRLVEAIRESDMVFAIGPAGTGKTYTAVALAVKALKERQVRRIILTRPAVEAGENLGFLPGDLREKLDPYLQPLYDALKDMIPASRLADHLEEGVIQIAPLAFMRGRTLDHAFVILDEAQNATLPQIKMFLTRMGRNAKFVITGDVTQVDLPGHQPSGLMPAVEMLRAVQGITVVELNEKDVIRHELVTRVLGAFKELEQKTDKKDRAQ